In the Cellvibrio sp. KY-GH-1 genome, ATCTAAAAGTTTATTATCGAAGAATGCATCATCAACCTCTTGCTCAACTACTTTGATATCCATTTATTTTTATTCCACTCATTGAATATAGTTTCAATTTTAGCGATATCGTTTCGCCATCATAACTTGTAAAGAAAACTCAGGATTCAACGCTTATCTTGATGACGTATTCCTAATATTGATCCCGGAAGCCTTGAGCCGTAGTAAAGTCCAACGTCCGCTTTGGGCACATTGCTGCCCTTGAAGGTTAGTACGGCTCGGAAACACTGCTTAGCCAATTAACTGTAATCCACAGGCTCAAGGCAAACCACCATACTCATAGCTTCTATCCGTAAACAATTACACAGGCTTACGTGTTAACGCAATACGTTCGGCAATGGAACGTTCGATTCTGGATTATTGGGAATAGTAAAGTCATTGGCGATGCACCGCCAACCAACGACTGGAAGGGGATTTTAACGGGAGGTTAGTGCGAAGGATTTAAGCTGATACCTAGCCTTAATAATTCAGTGCGCGGGAGCAGCTGAATCAGATTTGTTTTTTCTCTTGCTGATGCCACCATGCCAGATAATCCTCCGCGGGCATGGGTTTGGCGAACAGGTAGCCTTGCATTTCTTTAACGCCTAGCGCGCGCATTATAGTGGCCTGCCCTTCTGTCTCCACACCTTCTGCCACTGTACCCAAATTTAGATTGTTGGCGAGTTCGATAATGGTTTTGACGATGGCTACATCAGCGGGGTCGTGTTCAATTCCGCGTATAAATGATTGATCAATTTTAAGTACGTCAAGCGGGTAGGTTTTGAGCCGCGCAAGACTGGAAAAGCCGGTGCCAAAATCATCCATCGAAACCCCAACACCTGAGTCACGCAGTTGACGCAGGAATTCGGCGGTTTCAGCCGGCTTATTCATGGCGAGCGATTCAGTAATTTCTACTTCAAAACTACCTTTCGCTACCAGTGAACTAGCGGCATGAATTTCAGGCAGTAAGGACTCATCAAAAAATTGGCGCGGCGAAATATTCACACTCAAATGCATTGCCGGAAAAATTTTTTGCCACCGGGCAAGATGCTCTGCTGCAGTGCGCAGTACCCAACTGCCAATTGGCAAAATTAACCCGGTGTCTTCCGCAATAGGAATAAATTGCGCGGGACTGATAGACCCCAGTTCAGGGTGAAACCAACGCAACAAGACTTCACCACCACAAGGGTGACCATCAGCACTGACTCGCGGTTGAAAATACAATTGCAATTCGCCATTTGCCAGCGCATTGCGCAACGCGTTTTCCAACTGGAGCCGGCGAGTCAAGCGCTCGTTCATGGTGGCTTGGAAAAACTGGAAACGGCCACGCCCGGTTTCCTTGGCATGATACATCGCCATGTCCGCATGCTTGATCAGTGTTTCGGTATCCTCTCCGTCGCGCAGGTAAACAGCTACGCCCATGCTGGTATTAACGTGCAGGTCCAAACCTTGTAACAAATATTTTCCCGCCATCATTTGATGCAGTCGCTTAACCGCAGCCAGTAAATCATTTTCATCCTGCAATTGCGTGAGCACTACCACAAATTCATCGCCACCAAATCGTGCAACGGTATCCTCGCGCCGAGCGATGGCGGTAAGCCGTTCTGCGCAGGTCATTATGAGCGCATCACCCAGCGCGTGGCCATGACCATCGTTGACGGCTTTGAAACGATCGATATCAAACATGACAACAGCAACCATCCCGCCGCGCCGCTGTGCCTGCGCTATGGCCTGTCTGGTCCGGTCTTCCAGCAAGCGACGATTAGCCAAACCAGTAAGTGGGTCGTGCATCGCCTGATCCGCCAGCAATTGCGCGTTGACTTGCTGTTCAGCCAAGGAAGCCTTGAGGCCGTTAAGCAAAAAGGCGCAGGCGGCGGTTAGCGCCGTGTCTATGAGCATAAAGTTGATGGTAATAGCGGCCCAGCGCAATAGCGGCGGTATCGCGAGATTAAACCCAACGCTGTCCGCCTGAAAAAAATAACCGATGGCCATCAAGGTCGCGCCATTAAGCAGTAGGCACAGAATTGCGGTACGCAAGGAGAAGAGCAGCACCGCCAGCACTGGCATGGCCATTAGATAAATCTGGCTGGCATAGCCGATGGAAATGAGCAAGCAAACGCTGATCATGTAAATCAGCCCCAGCAATTGCACTACTCGCCACCGATAGGACCAGTTACGTTTTGCATGCAACAAATGCAACCAGCTAACCGCGATGATATCGGCACAGACCAGAATCCACAGCTGCTCGTAAATCGCAAGCGATATGCTGGGCAGCCCGACTACCCAGGCAGCAACGAGCAACACGCCCAGCAGGCGATCCAGCAGGCGCTGACGCCAGATTGCAAGCGCGGCAGTATCTTCAGATGTATCAAGATCAGTCTGGGGCAAATTCGTTCTCGGCAAGGTTAAGTACGGCTCCATTCAATAAACATTAGCAGGAGTCATACACACCCCCGCGCAAAACGCGATTCAAGTACACCGGTAGGACTGCAATGCAAAGGAGAAGAAAAGGACGCTATCGAACAGCTTGGCGAATGGTTGGAACTCTATAGTTAAAACACGGATTTGAAAATGAGGGTTATCCCCCTTAACCTCAGGTATAAATACCTATAGCTAGTTATTTTTTCGTTGAGCATTGCCTTTCATGGCGACGGAACGTTTCCGCGGGAGCAACTTCCGTTTCACCCCGCGGTTGAGATTACCTGTGACTCACTTTCGTCACTGACTTAACCAACCATTCACTGTAATCCACTCCAGAATCGGCGCCTGCCAACGATCTCGCGGGATCAGAAAAAATCCGTGATCACCTTTCTCGAAGAAATGTGCCTGCGCCGGAACACCCGCCTCTTTCAACGCCTCAAGAAACAGAATGGAATTTTTTACATCGACCAATTTATCGTCCATCGCATGGAGCAACAGCGTGGGTGGAGTGTTGGAATTTACATGAAGCTCATTGGAAAATTCATTAATGCGTTCTTTGGCTGGGTTATCGCCCAGCAATGCTTTGCGTGAATCCAAATGAGTGACTTTTGAATCCATGCTGATCACCGGGTAAACCAGCACCAGAAAATCAGGACGTAAATTGATGTTATCGGAATTAGTAATTTGCGGTTTATTGAAATGCGTCGCGAGGGTTGAGGCCAAATGGCCGCCGGCAGAAAAACCAATGGCGCCAATTCGATTCGAATCCAGATTCCATTGACTGGCATGGGTGCGCGCGAATTTCATCGCCTGCTGCGCGTCCTGCAGCGGCCCTATGGATTTATCCAGCATCCATAAGTCATTGGGGATTCGATATTTCACGACAAAGGCAGCTATGCCGTGATCCACAAAATAGCTCGCCTGCTGAACCCCTTCGTAGTCAAACGATAGCCCCCAATAGGCGCCCCCAGGAAAGATGACCACACTGGCACCGGTTGCTTTCACTTTTGCGGGCAAGTACACCTGAATATAGGGGCGGGAAACTTTCTGTATCCAGCCGGTGCCCGCACCGGTTTCTTCATCTGCTGCCGGTTTTGAGTTGGGAATCGCTCCGTCGCCGTACAAATTAAAGGCTTGCATTGAGGGAGGAAATAAAAACGCCGGATCACTTGAAGACAACTCCACTTTCTGATCATTTTTGCGCGAAATATTTTTTTCCTCTGCAAAAACAACCAACGAAGCAAACACTATCAAAACACCTGCAGATACTCGGGACAGCCATTTATTCATTGTGAACCCTACCAATCTTGTTAAAGGAGTGGAGCCGAGTGCCCCACGGAAAACCCGCGTCTGATTTGCCATAGCGGTTGATTGCGCGCCGGAAAACATAACTACCCAACCTACTAACTGCTCTTACCCGACCACCAATCCAAGTTACGATTATTGGGGACTTACTAACGGAGTTACAGAACCTGGAATGCTTTTGCTTGCTATAAAGTCCCCCCCCCAACAGACACCATATCACCGCTTACTGACCCAAAACTGCAAAACTATCAGCGTAGACTCCATTTTTTGAGGCATTCTCAGATAACTTCCTGTATATTACGCCGCTATTTTCCAACCCGGCTAATTTTAACCCTGCAAACATAAAGAGAGTCCTATGGCTGCTGACTTATCCCTATACAGAAATATCGGTATCTTCGCCCACGTGGACGCCGGTAAAACCACTACCACTGAGCGTATCCTCAAGCTCACCGGTAAAATCCACAAAATCGGTGAAGTTCACGAAGGTGAATCGACTACTGACTTCATGGTGCAAGAAGCCGAGCGTGGCATCACCATTCAGTCAGCAGCGGTAAGCTGTTTCTGGAAAGGTCACCGCTTTAACGTTATCGATACCCCCGGACACGTTGACTTCACCGTGGAAGTATATCGTTCGTTGAAAGTTCTGGACGGCGGCATCGGCGTATTCTGTGGTTCTGGTGGTGTAGAGCCGCAATCAGAAACCAACTGGCGCTATGCGAACGACTCTAAAGTTTCTCGTTTGATCTTCGTAAACAAGCTGGACCGTATCGGTGCCGACTTCCTGCGCGTTACCGAACAAGTACAAAACGTACTTGGTGCCAAGCCATTGATCATGACCCTGCCTATCGGCCGCGAAGATACCTTCGTAGGCGTAGTAGACATCCTGAACCGCAAAGCGTTTGTATGGGATGACTCAGGCCAACCAGAAAACTACAAAGTAGTCGATATCCCAGCTGACATGGTTGACGATGTTGAGCTGTACCGCGGTCAACTGGTTGAGACTGCTGTAGAGCAAGATGACGACCTGATGATGGCTTACATGGAAGGCGAAGAACCTTCTATTGAAGACCTGAAGCGCTGCATCCGTAAAGGTACCCGCGATCTGGCATTCTTCCCAACCTTCTGTGGTTCAGCTTTTAAAAACAAAGGTATGCAACTCCTGTTGGACGGCGTTGTTGACTACCTGCCAGCTCCAACCGAAGTTAACCCGCAGCCTTTGACTGACGAAGAAGGTAATCCAAACGGTCAATTTGCTCTGGTTGATCCAGCTGAGCCGTTCCGCGCACTGGCGTTCAAAATCATGGACGACCGTTTCGGCGCCCTGACCTTCGTACGCGTTTACTCAGGCGTGTTGAACAAAGGCGACACCATCCTTAACTCGTTCACCGGCAAAACCGAACGTGTTGGTCGTATGGTGGAAATGCAAGCAAACGACCGTACCGACCTGACCACCGCACAAGCCGGTGACATCATTGCGTTGGTAGGTTTGAAGAACGTGCAGACCGGTCACACGCTGTGCGATCCAAAACACGAATGTACTCTTGAACCAATGATCTTCCCTGAGCCAGTAATTTCTATTGCTGTAACTCCGAAAGACAAGAGCATGATCGAGAAGATGGCTACTGCCATCGGTAAACTCGTTTCTGAAGACCCAACCTTCCGCGTTGAAACCGATCAAGATTCTGGCGAAACCATTCTGAAAGGTATGGGTGAATTGCACCTGGATATTAAAGTGGACATCATGAAGCGCACCTACGGTGTTGAGCTGAATGTTGGTCAACCACAAGTAGCCTACCGCGAAACCATTACCCGCGCGATCGAAGACAGCTACACCCACAAGAAGCAATCAGGCGGCTCTGGTCAGTACGGTAAGATCGACTACCGCATCAACCCAGGCCAACCAAACACTGGCTTCGTGTTCAAGACCTCTGTTGTTGGTGGTAGCGTTCCGAAGGAATTCTATCCAGCGATTGAAAAAGGCTTTGAGTCTATGATGGGCACTGGCCCATTGGCTGGCTTCCCGGTATTGGACGTTGAAATTGACCTGTTCGACGGTGGATTCCACGCCGTGGACTCTTCTGCAATCGCGTTCGAAATCGCCGCTAAAGGCGCTTTCCGTCAATCCATGCCAAAAGCTGGCCCACAACTGCTCGAGCCAATCATGAAAGTGGACGTGTTCACTCCGGAAGATCACGTAGGTGATGTGATCGGTGACTTGAACCGTCGTCGCGGCATGATCAGTGGCCAGGAAGCTGGCGTAACTGGCGTACGTATCAAGGCTGAAGTACCGCTGTCAGAAATGTTTGGTTACATCTCTACACTGCGCACCATGACCTCTGGTCGCGGCCAATTCTCTATGGAATTCGCTCACTACTCTCCATGCCCATCCAACGTGGCTGAAGCAGTAATCGCGAAAGAGAAAGAAAAGAAAGCTGCTGCTAACAAGTAATTTTTAGTGTGCACTAAAGAGCCCCGCCAGTGAAAACTCGCGGGGCTTTTTATTAAATAAAAATTTGCCTGGTGCGAATGAGCATCAATTAATTCAACGGCAAAATATTTTTCAAAAGATAATTCAATCCGAGACCCGCACAGACAACAAACACCAGTGGCGTTTAACTTTAATAGCGGGCATGGGAATTCATAGAAAAACTGAGAGGGCAGAGTAAAAAGTACGAGACATGAATATTTTGAACAGCAAGGAAATGCAAAAACCAAAAACAAAAAAAGCCCGCAAGATGCGGGCTTTAATTTTAAGCTTTAAAAATGGTCGGAACGGCGGGATTTGAACCCACGACCCCCACACCCCCAGTATGGTGCGCTACCTGGCTGCGCTACGCTCCGATATATTTTTTACGATCCAGAACGAATCTGCACCGTGAAGGCTCGGCATAATACCTTAATTTATTGCTAATGCAATCAAAGAATTACAGATTTAATTAGCTGAGATTATGCAGCAGTCAATTCGAATAAATTCACATCTACCGCCCAAAGCTTTATTTAATTTTAAGCAGGTCGAGTAAGTGTTCAAGGTCATCAATCATTCGCACAACTAATTGATTCAACTGGCCTGTTTCTGATTGACTGGCATCACTGGTCATTTGCAAACGAGCGCCGCCGATAGTAAACCCTTGATCATATAAAAGGCTGCGGATTTGGCGAATCGTCAATACATCCTGACGCTGATAATAGCGACGATTACCACGCCGCTTTACGGGATTTAACTGGGGAAACTCCTGCTCCCAATAACGCAACACGTGCGGTTTGACAGCGCATAACTCACTGACCTCACCAATAGTGAAATAGCGT is a window encoding:
- the fusA gene encoding elongation factor G, coding for MAADLSLYRNIGIFAHVDAGKTTTTERILKLTGKIHKIGEVHEGESTTDFMVQEAERGITIQSAAVSCFWKGHRFNVIDTPGHVDFTVEVYRSLKVLDGGIGVFCGSGGVEPQSETNWRYANDSKVSRLIFVNKLDRIGADFLRVTEQVQNVLGAKPLIMTLPIGREDTFVGVVDILNRKAFVWDDSGQPENYKVVDIPADMVDDVELYRGQLVETAVEQDDDLMMAYMEGEEPSIEDLKRCIRKGTRDLAFFPTFCGSAFKNKGMQLLLDGVVDYLPAPTEVNPQPLTDEEGNPNGQFALVDPAEPFRALAFKIMDDRFGALTFVRVYSGVLNKGDTILNSFTGKTERVGRMVEMQANDRTDLTTAQAGDIIALVGLKNVQTGHTLCDPKHECTLEPMIFPEPVISIAVTPKDKSMIEKMATAIGKLVSEDPTFRVETDQDSGETILKGMGELHLDIKVDIMKRTYGVELNVGQPQVAYRETITRAIEDSYTHKKQSGGSGQYGKIDYRINPGQPNTGFVFKTSVVGGSVPKEFYPAIEKGFESMMGTGPLAGFPVLDVEIDLFDGGFHAVDSSAIAFEIAAKGAFRQSMPKAGPQLLEPIMKVDVFTPEDHVGDVIGDLNRRRGMISGQEAGVTGVRIKAEVPLSEMFGYISTLRTMTSGRGQFSMEFAHYSPCPSNVAEAVIAKEKEKKAAANK
- a CDS encoding alpha/beta hydrolase is translated as MNKWLSRVSAGVLIVFASLVVFAEEKNISRKNDQKVELSSSDPAFLFPPSMQAFNLYGDGAIPNSKPAADEETGAGTGWIQKVSRPYIQVYLPAKVKATGASVVIFPGGAYWGLSFDYEGVQQASYFVDHGIAAFVVKYRIPNDLWMLDKSIGPLQDAQQAMKFARTHASQWNLDSNRIGAIGFSAGGHLASTLATHFNKPQITNSDNINLRPDFLVLVYPVISMDSKVTHLDSRKALLGDNPAKERINEFSNELHVNSNTPPTLLLHAMDDKLVDVKNSILFLEALKEAGVPAQAHFFEKGDHGFFLIPRDRWQAPILEWITVNGWLSQ
- a CDS encoding MerR family transcriptional regulator; this encodes MLEPSHNDELPVIPGKRYFTIGEVSELCAVKPHVLRYWEQEFPQLNPVKRRGNRRYYQRQDVLTIRQIRSLLYDQGFTIGGARLQMTSDASQSETGQLNQLVVRMIDDLEHLLDLLKIK
- a CDS encoding bifunctional diguanylate cyclase/phosphodiesterase; this encodes MPQTDLDTSEDTAALAIWRQRLLDRLLGVLLVAAWVVGLPSISLAIYEQLWILVCADIIAVSWLHLLHAKRNWSYRWRVVQLLGLIYMISVCLLISIGYASQIYLMAMPVLAVLLFSLRTAILCLLLNGATLMAIGYFFQADSVGFNLAIPPLLRWAAITINFMLIDTALTAACAFLLNGLKASLAEQQVNAQLLADQAMHDPLTGLANRRLLEDRTRQAIAQAQRRGGMVAVVMFDIDRFKAVNDGHGHALGDALIMTCAERLTAIARREDTVARFGGDEFVVVLTQLQDENDLLAAVKRLHQMMAGKYLLQGLDLHVNTSMGVAVYLRDGEDTETLIKHADMAMYHAKETGRGRFQFFQATMNERLTRRLQLENALRNALANGELQLYFQPRVSADGHPCGGEVLLRWFHPELGSISPAQFIPIAEDTGLILPIGSWVLRTAAEHLARWQKIFPAMHLSVNISPRQFFDESLLPEIHAASSLVAKGSFEVEITESLAMNKPAETAEFLRQLRDSGVGVSMDDFGTGFSSLARLKTYPLDVLKIDQSFIRGIEHDPADVAIVKTIIELANNLNLGTVAEGVETEGQATIMRALGVKEMQGYLFAKPMPAEDYLAWWHQQEKKQI